The following are from one region of the Siniperca chuatsi isolate FFG_IHB_CAS linkage group LG21, ASM2008510v1, whole genome shotgun sequence genome:
- the LOC122869490 gene encoding uncharacterized protein LOC122869490 isoform X2: METRNPRPSPQGLVSQDDGGLWMDSNPVTDHTESPSVTHGDRLQDETNVTPPAPAVIPRYYSVMDDEGADDVFIPPPPPPYMAPLLPAEGSTDATVNNSSVSPSNGAADATEAKANPSGLDWHHDEKQLMATHEVDEMIASTTHTSKESMDNISLSKDKDSTLPKDQDQTSMEGTGSLMETCYDRSGRHHLDNSTGGEESNGEPEDIVILSGGQENWKEIEAESETHFDKDGDKTKSEDICGLAETDSKLTTGNVGCDGVETNAPKPSSLSVDDDDFESCGPPELCKCNQNKMDAQTNQPQVPEIPTEVSNDDEEHVDTRSLNYNLTKYDWVRRESGASESQVPQLPISEGSEEMVTKGEQGDGSRRIATDIQQGEQLLQRLQKVQLRHDVSIPESPRTSQQVVQDTRGETKGVLKTEVDDLKTRERDLTGDDEKEESRSHTVDDEGAKTNLMEKEKNEKHESKDIDTKAGMSLSLMLVGPEHHMIGRTKARDSDDDQSDSWVPADLSPINPHETSYTQVPFPSSHHRFSSAKTSIERQIHEATQEKQNLQRAGGLFNLADNPDVLEIPFKTNILLQPLTTMVGPGQRSDWQFSEQKMQKEISQEIQRELVLVNQGKIPGGYSKGEVRQLKETKLLFEAFQQDNTEGPTRHRKPPTSLMKGHVYPSVLERTRSLEMFSFKNRRVSRAHSLRLCKSATSEMEKCPEVSRSKSPTGGSRDKTLLYPYPTQDKRVRLYGSMDSLSTDASKSAMETRNKTREGNTTQDSLILEQNPFYKLRPALALQPEVEKDIREAKEREEELRRQRCTLYGENMPNSGDESQFTPTLVPDDRQQSRGKLERVWPPPSKKDQMKSEQTQEPKVHKAGGQKAPLWQRWESGLINGQPPKEKN, from the exons atggaaacaagAAATCCTAGACCCAGCCCTCAAGGTCTAGTCTCCCAGGATGATGGTGGTCTGTGGATGGACTCCAACCCTGTGACAGACCACACAGAGAGCCCATCTGTAACCCACGGTGATAGGCTCCAAGATGAAACCAATGTCACCCCCCCTGCCCCTGCAGTGATCCCTAGGTACTACAGTGTGATGGATGATGAGGGTGCAGATGATGTCTTCatcccaccacctcctccaccctACATGGCTCCTTTGCTGCCGGCAGAGGGCAGCACAGATGCAACAGTGAATAATTCCAGTGTGAGCCCTTCAAATGGGGCAGCTGACGCCACAGAGGCTAAAGCTAATCCCAGTGGCTTAGACTGGCATCATGATGAGAAGCAGTTAATGGCAACACACGAGGTGGATGAAATGATAGCAAGTACAACGCATACTTCTAAGGAGTCTATGGACAACATATCTCTGTCCAAAGACAAGGACTCCACTCTACCAAAAGATCAAGACCAAACATCCATGGAGGGGACAGGTAGTCTGATGGAAACATGTTATGATCGATCCGGAAGACACCATCTGGATAACTCTACAGGAGGCGAAGAATCAAATGGGGAACCTGAGGATATTGTCATTTTGAGTGGAGGTCAGGAAAACTGGAAGGAAATTGAAGCGGAAAGTGAGACACATTTTGACAAAGAcggagacaaaacaaaatcgGAGGATATTTGTGGTCTTGCTGAGACAGACTCAAAGCTAACAACGGGAAATGTTGGCTGCGACGGTGTGGAGACAAATGCCCCAAAACCATCTAGCCTCAGtgtggatgatgatgattttgagTCCTGCGGGCCACCAGAGCTCTGCAAATGCAACCAAAACAAGATGGATGCACAAACCAATCAGCCACAGGTACCAGAAATCCCAACAGAGGTGTCCAATGATGACGAAGAGCATGTTGACACCAGATCTTTGAACTATAATCTCACAAAGTATGACTGGGTGAGGAGAGAAAGTGGTGCTAGCGAAAGCCAAGTGCCCCAACTCCCCATCTCTGAAGGCTCTGAAGAGATGGTGACAAAGGGAGAGCAGGGAGACGGAAGCAGGAGAATAGCTACTGATATCCAACAAGGAGAGCAACTGCTTCAACGTTTGCAAAAGGTGCAGCTACGGCATGATGTAAGTATACCAGAGAGCCCTCGTACCTCCCAGCAGGTTGTCCAAGACACAAGAGGTGAGACAAAGGGTGTGCTCAAGACTGAAGTAGATGATTTGAAAACCAGAGAACGGGATCTGACAGGTGATGATGAGAAGGAAGAGAGTAGATCTCACACTGTTGATGATGAGGGAGCAAAGACGAACCTGATGGAGAAGgaaaagaatgaaaagcatGAGAGTAAAGACATTGACACAAAAGCAGGGATGTCTTTGTCCTTAATGCTTGTAGGGCCAGAGCATCACATGATCGGCAGAACAAAGGCAAGAGACTCTGATGATGATCAAAGTGACAGCTGGGTACCTGCAGATTTGTCTCCCATCAACCCCCATGAAACATCTTACACCCAAGTTCCTTTTCCATCCAGCCACCACAGATTCTCATCCGCTAAGACCTCTATTGAGAGACAGATCCATGAGGCAACCCAGGAGAAGCAGAACCTGCAGAGAGCTGGTGGTCTCTTCAACCTTGCAGATAATCCAGATGTGCTAGAGATCCCCTTTAAGACCAATATCTTGCTTCAGCCACTTACCACCATGGTTGGCCCAGGCCAGCGCAGCGACTGGCAGTTCTCCGAGCAGAAGATGCAGAAGGAGATAAGTCAAGAGATTCAGAGAGAACTGGTGCTGGTCAACCAGGGGAAGATCCCAGGGGGATACAGCAAAGGGGAAGTTCGGCAATTAAAGGAGACAAAACTGCTGTTTGAGGCTTTCCAGCAGGATAACACGGAGGGTCCAACAAGGCACCGGAAGCCCCCAACCTCATTGATGAAAGGTCATGTTTACCCTTCTGTACTAGAGCGCACACGAAGCCTAGAGATGTTTTCATTCAAAAATCGCCGCGTTTCCAGAGCACATTCCCTTAGGCTGTGCAAATCAGCGACATCTGAGATGGAGAAATGTCCTGAAGTCTCAAGATCAAAGAGCCCAACTGGTGGTTCTCGAGACAAAACACTCTTATACCCCTACCCAACACAAGACAAGCGCGTGCGCCTGTACGGAAGCATGGACTCCTTAAGCACTGATGCCTCTAAGTCAGCAATGGAGACAAGGAACAAAACTAGGGAAGGAAACACGACACAAGACTCTCTCATCCTCGAGCAAAACCCCTTCTACAAGTTGCGTCCAGCCCTGGCTCTGCAGCCAGAAGTAGAGAAGGACATCCGGGAGgccaaagaaagagaggaggagctgCGCAGACAGAGATGCACTCTGTACGGAGAGAATATGCCGAATAGTGGCGACGAGTCACAATTCACACCAACGCTCGTACCAG ATGACAGGCAGCAGTCCAGGGGGAAACTGGAACGGGTTTGGCCACCGCCCTCCAAGAAAGACCAGATGAAATCTGAGCAGACACAG GAGCCAAAAGTTCACAAAGCAGGAGGCCAGAAGGCTCCTCTGTGGCAACGCTGGGAGTCAGGCCTGATCAACGGGCAGCCGCCAAAGGAAAAGAACTGA
- the LOC122869490 gene encoding uncharacterized protein LOC122869490 isoform X1: METRNPRPSPQGLVSQDDGGLWMDSNPVTDHTESPSVTHGDRLQDETNVTPPAPAVIPRYYSVMDDEGADDVFIPPPPPPYMAPLLPAEGSTDATVNNSSVSPSNGAADATEAKANPSGLDWHHDEKQLMATHEVDEMIASTTHTSKESMDNISLSKDKDSTLPKDQDQTSMEGTGSLMETCYDRSGRHHLDNSTGGEESNGEPEDIVILSGGQENWKEIEAESETHFDKDGDKTKSEDICGLAETDSKLTTGNVGCDGVETNAPKPSSLSVDDDDFESCGPPELCKCNQNKMDAQTNQPQVPEIPTEVSNDDEEHVDTRSLNYNLTKYDWVRRESGASESQVPQLPISEGSEEMVTKGEQGDGSRRIATDIQQGEQLLQRLQKVQLRHDVSIPESPRTSQQVVQDTRGETKGVLKTEVDDLKTRERDLTGDDEKEESRSHTVDDEGAKTNLMEKEKNEKHESKDIDTKAGMSLSLMLVGPEHHMIGRTKARDSDDDQSDSWVPADLSPINPHETSYTQVPFPSSHHRFSSAKTSIERQIHEATQEKQNLQRAGGLFNLADNPDVLEIPFKTNILLQPLTTMVGPGQRSDWQFSEQKMQKEISQEIQRELVLVNQGKIPGGYSKGEVRQLKETKLLFEAFQQDNTEGPTRHRKPPTSLMKGHVYPSVLERTRSLEMFSFKNRRVSRAHSLRLCKSATSEMEKCPEVSRSKSPTGGSRDKTLLYPYPTQDKRVRLYGSMDSLSTDASKSAMETRNKTREGNTTQDSLILEQNPFYKLRPALALQPEVEKDIREAKEREEELRRQRCTLYGENMPNSGDESQFTPTLVPDDRQQSRGKLERVWPPPSKKDQMKSEQTQQEPKVHKAGGQKAPLWQRWESGLINGQPPKEKN, translated from the exons atggaaacaagAAATCCTAGACCCAGCCCTCAAGGTCTAGTCTCCCAGGATGATGGTGGTCTGTGGATGGACTCCAACCCTGTGACAGACCACACAGAGAGCCCATCTGTAACCCACGGTGATAGGCTCCAAGATGAAACCAATGTCACCCCCCCTGCCCCTGCAGTGATCCCTAGGTACTACAGTGTGATGGATGATGAGGGTGCAGATGATGTCTTCatcccaccacctcctccaccctACATGGCTCCTTTGCTGCCGGCAGAGGGCAGCACAGATGCAACAGTGAATAATTCCAGTGTGAGCCCTTCAAATGGGGCAGCTGACGCCACAGAGGCTAAAGCTAATCCCAGTGGCTTAGACTGGCATCATGATGAGAAGCAGTTAATGGCAACACACGAGGTGGATGAAATGATAGCAAGTACAACGCATACTTCTAAGGAGTCTATGGACAACATATCTCTGTCCAAAGACAAGGACTCCACTCTACCAAAAGATCAAGACCAAACATCCATGGAGGGGACAGGTAGTCTGATGGAAACATGTTATGATCGATCCGGAAGACACCATCTGGATAACTCTACAGGAGGCGAAGAATCAAATGGGGAACCTGAGGATATTGTCATTTTGAGTGGAGGTCAGGAAAACTGGAAGGAAATTGAAGCGGAAAGTGAGACACATTTTGACAAAGAcggagacaaaacaaaatcgGAGGATATTTGTGGTCTTGCTGAGACAGACTCAAAGCTAACAACGGGAAATGTTGGCTGCGACGGTGTGGAGACAAATGCCCCAAAACCATCTAGCCTCAGtgtggatgatgatgattttgagTCCTGCGGGCCACCAGAGCTCTGCAAATGCAACCAAAACAAGATGGATGCACAAACCAATCAGCCACAGGTACCAGAAATCCCAACAGAGGTGTCCAATGATGACGAAGAGCATGTTGACACCAGATCTTTGAACTATAATCTCACAAAGTATGACTGGGTGAGGAGAGAAAGTGGTGCTAGCGAAAGCCAAGTGCCCCAACTCCCCATCTCTGAAGGCTCTGAAGAGATGGTGACAAAGGGAGAGCAGGGAGACGGAAGCAGGAGAATAGCTACTGATATCCAACAAGGAGAGCAACTGCTTCAACGTTTGCAAAAGGTGCAGCTACGGCATGATGTAAGTATACCAGAGAGCCCTCGTACCTCCCAGCAGGTTGTCCAAGACACAAGAGGTGAGACAAAGGGTGTGCTCAAGACTGAAGTAGATGATTTGAAAACCAGAGAACGGGATCTGACAGGTGATGATGAGAAGGAAGAGAGTAGATCTCACACTGTTGATGATGAGGGAGCAAAGACGAACCTGATGGAGAAGgaaaagaatgaaaagcatGAGAGTAAAGACATTGACACAAAAGCAGGGATGTCTTTGTCCTTAATGCTTGTAGGGCCAGAGCATCACATGATCGGCAGAACAAAGGCAAGAGACTCTGATGATGATCAAAGTGACAGCTGGGTACCTGCAGATTTGTCTCCCATCAACCCCCATGAAACATCTTACACCCAAGTTCCTTTTCCATCCAGCCACCACAGATTCTCATCCGCTAAGACCTCTATTGAGAGACAGATCCATGAGGCAACCCAGGAGAAGCAGAACCTGCAGAGAGCTGGTGGTCTCTTCAACCTTGCAGATAATCCAGATGTGCTAGAGATCCCCTTTAAGACCAATATCTTGCTTCAGCCACTTACCACCATGGTTGGCCCAGGCCAGCGCAGCGACTGGCAGTTCTCCGAGCAGAAGATGCAGAAGGAGATAAGTCAAGAGATTCAGAGAGAACTGGTGCTGGTCAACCAGGGGAAGATCCCAGGGGGATACAGCAAAGGGGAAGTTCGGCAATTAAAGGAGACAAAACTGCTGTTTGAGGCTTTCCAGCAGGATAACACGGAGGGTCCAACAAGGCACCGGAAGCCCCCAACCTCATTGATGAAAGGTCATGTTTACCCTTCTGTACTAGAGCGCACACGAAGCCTAGAGATGTTTTCATTCAAAAATCGCCGCGTTTCCAGAGCACATTCCCTTAGGCTGTGCAAATCAGCGACATCTGAGATGGAGAAATGTCCTGAAGTCTCAAGATCAAAGAGCCCAACTGGTGGTTCTCGAGACAAAACACTCTTATACCCCTACCCAACACAAGACAAGCGCGTGCGCCTGTACGGAAGCATGGACTCCTTAAGCACTGATGCCTCTAAGTCAGCAATGGAGACAAGGAACAAAACTAGGGAAGGAAACACGACACAAGACTCTCTCATCCTCGAGCAAAACCCCTTCTACAAGTTGCGTCCAGCCCTGGCTCTGCAGCCAGAAGTAGAGAAGGACATCCGGGAGgccaaagaaagagaggaggagctgCGCAGACAGAGATGCACTCTGTACGGAGAGAATATGCCGAATAGTGGCGACGAGTCACAATTCACACCAACGCTCGTACCAG ATGACAGGCAGCAGTCCAGGGGGAAACTGGAACGGGTTTGGCCACCGCCCTCCAAGAAAGACCAGATGAAATCTGAGCAGACACAG CAGGAGCCAAAAGTTCACAAAGCAGGAGGCCAGAAGGCTCCTCTGTGGCAACGCTGGGAGTCAGGCCTGATCAACGGGCAGCCGCCAAAGGAAAAGAACTGA
- the LOC122869492 gene encoding paralemmin-2-like isoform X1, protein MDEAEKYQQRLQAIAERRQQQEEEKKLRRETEEWLKTAQKKRKHLREQWLCETAPAPLLPSLDSFRPRPPLQDEADEHTTAEETKSQKTPEDEHKEAADVRKEEQPSQEVNKESVNCTAAARTHNQRRAGTDEDVQVNKEAEDHFSKQMAQRMFHESGQEGRSVLGTLAVQVERDPKTGATVVKSVAPVSTPAGARTATTVFDDGRKSIHAVGGVGGQPSTEELGQILSAIDGVGMKVLLDEVTVTPNKAETKIESVDANRAPEEKVLSFSTRHAMSEGDDTQLDSSRSYNLKAKLGIEDCAGSMGNKEDKKEDRSIVAARDIAGEVSNIKDLRLEEGPVTLVFLGYSDATTDQGHGQEDHEGMLTVERVIITEEGEEHVLGPETSASPQAEKESQVLQDIPLDGNGAGVQGEGGDKVLHNSSSCSVAEGEGTSKRKTCECCSVM, encoded by the exons ATGGATGAGGCAGAGAAGTACCAACAAAGGCTGCAAGCCATAGCG GAGAGGCGTCAACagcaggaagaagagaagaagctgAGGCGGGAGACAGAGGAGTGGTTGAAGACAGCCCAGAAAAAG AGGAAGCACTTGAGGGAGCAGTGGCTCTGTGAAACAGCTCCagctcctctccttccttcactTGACAGCTTTAGGCCCCGGCCACCACTACAGGACGAAGCAGACGAGCACACAACAGC ggaggaaaccaaaagtcaaaagACGCCTGAGGACGAGCACAAGGAGGCAGCTGATGTCAGAAAAGAGGAACAACCCTCCCAAGAAGTAAACAAAGAATCTGTCAACTGTACAGCCGCAGCCAGAACACACAACCAGCGTCGG GCTGGCACTGACGAGGACGTACAAG TGAATAAAGAGGCTGAGGATCACTTCTCCAAACAAATGGCACAAAGGATGTTTCATGAAAGTGGGCAAGAAGGCCGATCAG TCCTGGGAACGTTGGCAGTACAGGTCGAGAGAGACCCTAAGACAGGTGCCACCGTCGTCAAATCAGTGGCCCCAGTGTCCACACCGGCTGGTGCTCGGACGGCTACCACCGTCTTCGACGATGGCCGGAAGAGTATCCACGCTGTCGGTGGAGTGGGAGGTCAACCCTCGACTGAAGAGCTCGGGCAGATCTTGAGCGCTATCGATGGGGTTGGGATGAAAGTGCTGCTGGATGAGGTCACAGTCACACCAAACAAGGCAGAGACAAAGATAGAGAGTGTAGATGCCAATAGAGCTCCAGAGGAAAAAGTCCTGTCTTTTTCTACCCGTCATGCCATGTCAGAAGGGGACGACACGCAGTTAGACAGCTCTAGAAGCTACAACTTGAAAGCCAAGCTGGGGATAGAGGACTGTGCTGGAAGTATGGGAAACAAGGAGGATAAGAAAGAGGACAGAAGCATCGTGGCGGCTAGAGACATTGCTGGAGAAGTAAGTAACATAAAGGATCTGAGGTTGGAGGAAGGCCCAGTCACTCTTGTGTTCCTGGGATACAGTGATGCTACAACTGACCAAGGTCACGGCCAAGAGGACCATGAAGGCATGCTCACTGTGGAGCGAGTGATTATCACTGAGGAAGGAGAAGAACACGTCTTAGGACCTGAAACGTCTGCTTCCCCTCAGGCAGAGAAAGAGTCCCAAGTGTTACAGGACATTCCCCTGGATGGAAATGGGGCAGGAGTCCAGGGAGAGGGAGGTGATAAGGTCCTGCATAATTCATCTTCATGCAGTGTAGCAGAGGGAGAAGGCACCTCCAAGCGCAAGACCTGCGAGTGTTGCTCTGTCATGTAA
- the LOC122869492 gene encoding paralemmin-1-like isoform X2 — MAQRMFHESGQEGRSVLGTLAVQVERDPKTGATVVKSVAPVSTPAGARTATTVFDDGRKSIHAVGGVGGQPSTEELGQILSAIDGVGMKVLLDEVTVTPNKAETKIESVDANRAPEEKVLSFSTRHAMSEGDDTQLDSSRSYNLKAKLGIEDCAGSMGNKEDKKEDRSIVAARDIAGEVSNIKDLRLEEGPVTLVFLGYSDATTDQGHGQEDHEGMLTVERVIITEEGEEHVLGPETSASPQAEKESQVLQDIPLDGNGAGVQGEGGDKVLHNSSSCSVAEGEGTSKRKTCECCSVM; from the exons ATGGCACAAAGGATGTTTCATGAAAGTGGGCAAGAAGGCCGATCAG TCCTGGGAACGTTGGCAGTACAGGTCGAGAGAGACCCTAAGACAGGTGCCACCGTCGTCAAATCAGTGGCCCCAGTGTCCACACCGGCTGGTGCTCGGACGGCTACCACCGTCTTCGACGATGGCCGGAAGAGTATCCACGCTGTCGGTGGAGTGGGAGGTCAACCCTCGACTGAAGAGCTCGGGCAGATCTTGAGCGCTATCGATGGGGTTGGGATGAAAGTGCTGCTGGATGAGGTCACAGTCACACCAAACAAGGCAGAGACAAAGATAGAGAGTGTAGATGCCAATAGAGCTCCAGAGGAAAAAGTCCTGTCTTTTTCTACCCGTCATGCCATGTCAGAAGGGGACGACACGCAGTTAGACAGCTCTAGAAGCTACAACTTGAAAGCCAAGCTGGGGATAGAGGACTGTGCTGGAAGTATGGGAAACAAGGAGGATAAGAAAGAGGACAGAAGCATCGTGGCGGCTAGAGACATTGCTGGAGAAGTAAGTAACATAAAGGATCTGAGGTTGGAGGAAGGCCCAGTCACTCTTGTGTTCCTGGGATACAGTGATGCTACAACTGACCAAGGTCACGGCCAAGAGGACCATGAAGGCATGCTCACTGTGGAGCGAGTGATTATCACTGAGGAAGGAGAAGAACACGTCTTAGGACCTGAAACGTCTGCTTCCCCTCAGGCAGAGAAAGAGTCCCAAGTGTTACAGGACATTCCCCTGGATGGAAATGGGGCAGGAGTCCAGGGAGAGGGAGGTGATAAGGTCCTGCATAATTCATCTTCATGCAGTGTAGCAGAGGGAGAAGGCACCTCCAAGCGCAAGACCTGCGAGTGTTGCTCTGTCATGTAA